In Cryptomeria japonica chromosome 5, Sugi_1.0, whole genome shotgun sequence, the genomic window ATTACATATAACAGAAACCTAGCAAACACTCTGagcattttaagaaaaaaattacacgttcataaatcagaatattaatAGCAATATTAAAAAAGACATTCTATAAAACATAATTCACATTTAGGTAGGAATGTCCAACAATTACATCAACAAAAGAGTTTTTTTATAAGTTTGGTTTATATAGCATTGTTCCTACAACATTAATACTGTGTGCACTACCAAATATGTGGAGCGACATGCAGAAAAATCATTAAGCATATATCCCTTTCAGATCGTTAAAAAAAAGTGAGTAGTCCAGAAGGAAACCATATGCATTGTCATTGACAAAACCACAGACACCTAAAACCAAAATTGATAATTCCGCACGCCCAAGAGATTTTAGAAAAAAACATGTAtagaagaagcaagaacaaagcaaaatttaaccatttaaatttAGAActgttaatttaaaaaaataaaaaaaatagatatcTCAAACAGCTGAAAGCATTGATGTATATCCTCTATATTTATTGTCTAGAAAATTTGCACTTATTACAATAAATGCTACAAGTTTACCAAACAAAAAATCTAAAACACATCATAGATCTTCATTCTTAAATATGAAGCAGAGTTTAAAGCTCCTGCTGACTGCATGTGGAGAATAAGACAACATGAAGGCACCCAGATGGAGAGTTTCACAAAGGGAAACAAATCCATGGAGAACAAGAATCACTACAAGTTGAAAAATCCTTGAAAGCAGCAGCACAAGTCAATCTTAATCATGTATCCTTCAAACACCCGAATCATATCAATCATGAACATTCATATCACTTCCAAGATACAAGCTCATTCCTGCAGTTTTTCAAACAAACAAAATTGTGGGTAGCAATTCTCCATTCTAAAATAACATACAAGAATCTATACTTGCTCAAACAAACAAAATTGTTGGTAGCATTTCTCGAGTATAGAAAACATGCAACAATCTATAATTCACCTTTACAGGACTCCTGTTGTAGAGCTAAACAAATCAGTGCATATTCAGTACACAGCATATTGTGGTAAATGCAGTATAACACATAAAACATAATATTATTGAAAATATAGCCACAGAAACATGCTTGTAAAATAGGGGTGCAGGATGTGATGAAAAATGATAGAATTCAAAAGCGATAACCAGTTTGTAACCATCATTTGCATTGCAGTGCTTCCTTGCAATAAATCAAGGCCAAATAACAAACAAAGATGTGTGAAGTAATTTTCTAATCTAGAAAATACACCAGAATCTGCAGTCGCAGTGTAAAAGACTCAAGTTGTAGAGCAAAGCATTTCAAGAAGGAATCAAAAACAAAATTGTGGGTAGCAATTCTCCAATCTAAAAAAACATACAAGAATCTATACTTATTCAAATAAACAAAATTGTTAGGAGCATTCTCTATAGAAAACATACGATAATCTATAATTCACCTTTACAAAACTCCTGTTGTAGAGATGAACGAATCAGCACATATTCAATTCACAGCATACTATAACAAATGCAGTATAACACAAAAAACATAACATTATTGAAAACTACAGCCACAGAAACATGCTTTTAAAATAGGATGCAGGATATGATAAAAAATGATAGAATTCAAAAGGGATAAACAGTTTGTAACCATCATTTGCAATATAGTGTTTTCTTGCAATTCATCAATTGGCCAAATAACAAACAGAGATGTGTGTGGTAATTTTTCAATCTAGAAAATACACCAGAATCTGCAGTCAAAGTGTAAAAGATTCAAGTTGTAGAGCTAAGGATCTCAGCAAGGAATCAAAAACATAAATAGATAGTAGAGAAGACAACGCAACATGGTTGTAAAACAGGGATTTTGAAGCTTATGAAAAATGATAGAATTCAGAAGCGATATGCAACGTGGGAAAATAATGGACTAACAGTGCCTCCCTACGTTTCTTCAAAGGCCAAACAAAAAGCGGTGCCCGAATTATACCTAGAATGACAAACGAATGACAAACCATTGAATCACTTATTTCAAGGAACTATAAGGAACAAACCAAAAAGCCCACCTATACTGGATGAAACGGTTGAGCAGCGTTGGGATACATTCCTCCGCTAGGAACCCTGTTTACGGGTGGCCCTGACTGTTGgtgttgattttgattttgataggatggCTGGGCACTCCGGCCTGTTTCTGGAAATACACCCGAACTAGGAGGGGCGGGACCCCCATAAACAGGAGGGCCCCCATAGCCACCCATATGACCATATGCTCCCGCTCCTTGACTCCCGCTATATGCTCCAACCTGAGGAGCGCCGTAACCTCCTGCATATCCACCACTCATTCCCAAAGACGAGGGTACTGGGTTTGATGTATTAGGGTTTGAAGGCAAACCCTGGTTCACGAAAGAAGGGTTTCCCGAATGCATCATAGAACCGCCAGGAATGTTGCCTGGAGTTGGGGTACGTGACATTCCATTGTGGCTCAAACCCTGATACGTATTGTAACCCGCATTGGCAAAACCACCACCAATCTGCATAGATGAACCGAGATGATGATGAGGCTGAGGCTGAGACTGCGTCTGCATCTGATTCATAGGGGGCctttgctgctgctgctgctgataTTGCTGCCCTTCGGCGGCTAATTTGCAGAACATCCTATTACCGTCCACAATCTTTACGGGCTCCTCTAAAGCAAGCTTTGCGCCCTCCGCTGTCTTGAAAATGAACAACGCAAAACTCCTCGACTTACCAGGCTGCTTGTCAAACCCCAGCGGCCCTTCCTCGATTTCGCCGTACTCAGAAAACAGGCTTAAAAGACGGTCAGAGGGCATGTCCGTGGGGACGTTTCCGACGAAGATCTTGCGGTCGGAAACATCGATGGCGCCTGGCTGAGAAGACGCCAAGCGTGTGACGGTCATGCGGCCATCGATGATCTTACTGGGCTCCTTGAGGGCATTGAGAGCGCCATCAAGGTGCTTGAAGGTCAGAAAGCCATAACCCTTACTCTTACCCGTTTTCTTGTCTATTATCACCACGCCTTCCTGCACTTCCCCAAACTGGGAAAAGAATGCCTTGAAGGATTCAGTGGTGGTATCGAATCCCAGGTTTCTGACGAAAAGCTTTCGAAGTGCTGGGTCAGCATCTGCGATGTCCCGCACTTGCTCTGCAACGTCACTGTGCTTTGCAGAGGCCTCGGCGAGAATGTCGAGAAGCTGCTCCTTGGAAAAGCCCTCCATCATTTTGCGCGCGGTGTCGACATCTATCTCTGCCTCTTCTTCTCCCAGACCATTCTCCTCGCCTTCCGTTTTCCTCTTCTTCGATTCCATGCTCATTTCTTTCTCCTTCCTGCTGCTGCTGCGTCTAACCAAATCGCTTCAAATAAACAACAAACACTCTTTTTAACTTCCCACCTGAAATAAACGAGGGCATCAGGTACGAGGGCTTCCAGATCCGCCAATGCCTTAATCTAGTCGGAGattttaaaatattgaaatttCCATTTACATATTTcccttgatttttttaatttttttttaaactagcaTATATctcttaaattttatatatatatatatatatatctctctctctcatataagaaaattaaattatttttatttttatttaaaactagcatgtattttttatataatttatatatggGAACATGTAAGATtgatgaaataaattattttaattgcaTAGACTTTTATATAATCTTAAGTTTATATAAAATACTAAAATTTTAGTTGAAAGATATTTGTTTGATTTATTgtcatttgaattttattttttttatttgaaatgcAATGGCGAGCGAAGGTGAAGACGATCAAAGAAGAGCAGGTGATCTGGAAGGAAAAAATTGGGTAGATATCAAAGATAACGAGCGACCAAGGGAGGAATTTGTTTTACGATGGAGATTGAAGGAATGGGGACATATCTTGTAGTGGGTTTGTGAAGGTGGATGGTGGGTGGACAAATGCCCACTAGAACAGGGATTAGTTGATTCATGAAGAGAAGGAAACCAAGGTCGACTTCAAAATCATTACCTGCACAGATGGGATCGACATAAAGGACAACCTTGGCAGCAGCAGTATGAGTGGAAACCTCAGAAGAGCGATCAAAGTAGGAAAAACTAGATCATAAGTATTTTAAACAAGAGTGGCTTCGGGAAAGGATGGTAGGGGCAATGTTGACATAAACGCATTCTTAGGGTAGACACATTCGGTAATTAGCAAAGAAAGCCCCACCCTAATAGGGAACTAGAGAATAGGGAACGCACAAGCAAGACATGGAAATGAGTAGGAAAATTATCAAAAGTAAAGGGGCAATCTTGCATAAATACAAAGTTGAGAAATTTACAGGAGAATAGTCAATCCAGACAAAGCTTGAGGGTCAGGGAGAAGCATCTAAATCCAGATAGATGGGGAATGCCTTCTTTGGAAACCCCTTTGTTATAAGTGATCCCTCTTAATGGGAGTAGATTAAGGAGAAATGTGAATCCTCGAAGGCCAAATAAGGGGCAACCCTCCCAATATCGGAAGCATGAATGGAATGGGCGACTTAGGTATAAGGACAACCTGTTGAAGGGAGTAGAGCAAGAATTCAAACCAAAGAAAGGGATAATGACAATGATTTTCAGAAAGATAAACTTAATTACAATCATAGAGAGATACAAAGAAATAGCCCCTTTCAAAAAATGGAGTGGGAGGATAGATCGAACGAAGGAAATTATTAATTGGTGGCTCAATTATTTTGATAATCGGGTGAGTGTTATGCCCCTTCccaatgatttattttttatagaaTGCAAAgataaggaattaaaaaaaaaaaccatggaGGGAGAACA contains:
- the LOC131076491 gene encoding UBP1-associated protein 2C, with product MSMESKKRKTEGEENGLGEEEAEIDVDTARKMMEGFSKEQLLDILAEASAKHSDVAEQVRDIADADPALRKLFVRNLGFDTTTESFKAFFSQFGEVQEGVVIIDKKTGKSKGYGFLTFKHLDGALNALKEPSKIIDGRMTVTRLASSQPGAIDVSDRKIFVGNVPTDMPSDRLLSLFSEYGEIEEGPLGFDKQPGKSRSFALFIFKTAEGAKLALEEPVKIVDGNRMFCKLAAEGQQYQQQQQQRPPMNQMQTQSQPQPHHHLGSSMQIGGGFANAGYNTYQGLSHNGMSRTPTPGNIPGGSMMHSGNPSFVNQGLPSNPNTSNPVPSSLGMSGGYAGGYGAPQVGAYSGSQGAGAYGHMGGYGGPPVYGGPAPPSSGVFPETGRSAQPSYQNQNQHQQSGPPVNRVPSGGMYPNAAQPFHPV